The following is a genomic window from Rhizobium sp. NRK18.
GGCGTCGATGGCGCCCGTGTCCGTGAACGGCGTCACGGCGATCACGAAGACGCCTTTTGCGTCGCTGGTCAGCAGGGTCATGGGGCTCTCCTCTTCATTTCTTGTCGAAGCCGAGGGACGACGTCGAGACAGGAACGGTCGGGTTGGGGCGACCGCTCAAGCGCAGGCGTCCACGCGCCGTTGCGGGCGAGTTTCCATTGGCTTCAATTTTCAGTATACCAACGGTATTTCAAAAACAAGCCAAGATGTGCGGCGCGGGCTTTGCTGCCCGTCGAGTGAAGCTCTCCCGCGCCGTTGCGGACGGCGTCGTCTCAGGCGTCAGTCTGCCTTCCCTCCGCCAACGCCGGGAAGATGGCTGAAATAATCTTTCAGGATCTCGATGAACATCGTCACGTGGGCGGGCTTCCGGTGACCATAGAGGTCGGCGACGATGACTTTCGGCGCAGGCAGTTGATCGGTCAGGGGGATGCGGACGATCTGGGCGCGGTCACGGCTGAAATCGTTGCGCGGGATCGTGTTGAGCAGCGAGAATCCCATGCCGTTGGCGATCGCCGCACGCACAGTCTCGTAGGATGTCGAGCGCAGCGCGATATGCGGCCGCTTGGCGATGACGTCGAAGAGGGTCATCAGGTAGACCGAGGTTTCCGGCAGGTCGAGCAGGATGAACGGCGTGTCGACCAGGTCGGCAAGCGCAACGCTTTTCCGATTGGCGAGCGGATGGCTGGCAGGCAGGGCGGCATGGGCCGGCAATTCGCAGATCGGCGTGTGGCCGTCGCCGATGCCGCGGCCGATATCGTAGGTCACCGCGAATTCGATTTCTCCAGCCGCCAGCCATTCACGCAGTTGCGGCTGCCCGCCTTCCGTGAGGTCGATCGAATTGATGCCGCAGCGCTCCTGATAGGCCTTCAGCACATCGACCATGTAGGCCGGCCCGAAGGGCACGAAGCAGCCGATGCGGGCAGTGTCCGGCCGTCCCTGTCCAAGCTGCCCTATCGAGCGTGAGAATTCGGCCTCCGCGGTCATCAGGGCGCGGGCGGCATTCAGGAAGCGTTCGCCCTCGGAGGTGACGAGCACGCCGCGAGATTGCCGGCGGTCGAAGATCTTTGCATCGAGCTGGCTTTCCGCCAGGGCTATTGCCGCCAGGATCGATGACTGGGATATTCGCAGCGCTTGCGACGCTCGCTGGATGCTGCCCTGGCGGGCGACCTCGCACACATAGCGTATTTGCCGTAGCGTCAGATTCATGACGTGCATTACTGCATAAAATAGATAAACATTCTGGTCAGAATACACTTTATGGAGCGACAGGAAATAGGCAACACTGTCGATAGCTCACTTTTTGGGCAAGTCATCGCGATCAAGCGGTTGCGACAACAAGCGGCCGCCGATGCCGGACAAATCAAAAAATATAACGAGGAGAACTGACATATGCATATTTCACGCAGGCAGTTTCTGGGTACGGCAGCCGCCGCGACGGCCGCAACGGTGCTCCCTTTCGGTATAGGCACCGCCTATGCCAATACGCCGCTCCTGAAGGTCATTCCGCATGCCGACCTCAAGATCGTCGATCCGATCTGGACCACCGGATACATTTCCCGCAATCACGGCTACATGATCTACGACACGCTGTTTGCGATGGATGCGGACCTGAAGCCGCAGCCGCAGATGGTCGACACCTACGAGAAGAGCGACGACGGGCTGACCTGGACCTTCAGGCTGCGTGACGGCCTTGCCTGGCACGACGGGCCGCCGGTGACCGCCGAAGACTGCGTGGTGTCACTCACGCGCTGGGGCAAGCGCGACGGCATGGGCCAGCGCCTGTTCGGCGTCATTTCCAAGCTCGAGGCCGCCGACGACAAGACGATCTTCATGACGCTGTCCAAGCCCTACGGCCTGGTGCTGGAATCGCTCGGCAAGATCTCCTCGAACGTGCCCTTCATGATGCCCAAGCGCATTGCCGAAACGGATGCCAACGAGCAGATCAAGGAATCGATCGGCTCGGGACCGTTCATCTTCAAGGCCGACGAATGGGTGCCGGGCTCCAAGGTCGTCTACCTGCGCAACGAGAAATACGTGCCGCGCTCGGAGCCGGTATCGGCTGCCGCCGGCGGCAAGGTCGCCAAGGCCGACCGCGTCGAATGGCTGACGATCGGCGATCCGACGACCGCGATGAATGCGCTGATTTCCGGCGAAGTCGACTATTGGGAGCAGGTGCCGCCGGATCTGGCGCCGCTGGTCGGCGGCAATGACGGTATCTCGACGGCGGTCCTCGATACGCTCGGCTCGATGGGCATGGCCCGCTTCAACAGCCTCGTCGGCCCGACGGCCAACGAGAAGCTGCGCGTGGCGATTGCCAAGGGCTTCAAGCAGGAAGACTTCCTGCAGTCGGCGATCGGCAATCCGGAATATTACAAGGTCAGCCCGAGCATCTATCCGGCCGGCTCGACCTTCGCGACCGACGCGGATGCCGACATGGTCGACGGCGATCTGGAAGCCGCCAAGAAGATGGTCGCCGAATCCGGCTACAAGGGCGAGAAGCTGGTCGTGCTGCAGTCGACCGACAATCCGGTACTCTCGGCCTTCGCTCTGGTTGCCGCCGAGAAGCTGCGCGCCATGGGCATCAATGTCGACCTGCAAGCGATGGACTGGTCAACCGTCCTGTCGCGCCGCGCATCCAAGGAAGATATGGACAATGGCGGCTGGAGCATCTTCTTCACCTGGTGGATCGGCGGCGACTCCGTCCATCCGCTGGCCAACGTCCAGTTCGGCGGCAATGGCGAAAAGGGCTGGTTCGGCTGGGCATCGGACGAAAAGCTCGAGGAGCTGCGCAACCAGTTCGCCGAGGCGACCGACCTCGACAAGCAGAAGGAAATCGCCGCCGAAGTGCAGAAACGCATCTTCGCGATCGCCTCGTTCGCGAACCTCGGCACCTTCTTCGTTCCCTGCGGCTATTCCGACAGCGTCAAGGGCATGATCCAGTCGCCGGTCCAGTTCTTCTGGAACATGGAAAAGGTCTGACACAGACGCCTCCAGCAGGACGACAAGGCGGCGGGGCTGAAGGGCCCCGCCCCGGACATCGAATTCCAGTCAGCAGGGAGCGCCCATGTGGTTCTTCATCCTGAAGAGGGTGCTGGCAACGATACCGGTTCTGGTCATCGTCGCCTTCATCGTTTTCCTTCTCCTGAGGCTTGCGCCCGGAGATCCGGCGGTTGTCATTGCGGGCGACTACGCCACGCCTGAGCAGATTGCCGCCATTCGCGAGCGCCTCGGCCTCGACCAGCCGCTGCTCATGCAATTCCTGATCTGGGGTGGCCGGTTGCTTCGCGGCGATCTCGGCATTTCGATCTTCACGAACCTGCCTGTCACCACCCTTATAGGCCAGCGACTGGAGCCGACGATGATGCTGTCCCTGGTGACGATCATCTATTCGACGCTGGTTGCCGTGCCGCTCGGGGTGCTGGCCGCGTGGAAGGAAGGCAGCTGGATCGACCGGGCCATCATGATCCTCTCGGTCATCGGCTTCTCGGTGCCGGTCTTCGTCGTTGCCTATGTGCTGATCTACGGCTTCTCGATCGAGCTGAAATGGTTGCCGGTGCAGGGCTACAAGAGCCCGTTCACGGACTTTTTCGGCTTCCTGCGCCAGTCCGTGCTTCCGGTTCTGGCACTGTCGGCGATCTTCATTGCGCTGATCGCCCGCATGACGCGCGCCAGCGTGCTGGAAGTGCTGCAGGAGGACTACATTCGCACCGCCCGCGCCAAGGGGCAGGTCGAAAGCAAGGTCCTGCTGGTGCACGCGCTGAAGAATGCGGCCGTGCCGATCATCACGGTCATCGGTCTCGGCGTGGCGCTCCTGATCGGCGGCGTCGTCGTTACCGAGACGGTCTTCAACATTCCGGGCCTCGGCCGTCTGGTGGTCGATGCCGTGCAGAAGCGCGACTACCCGATCATCCAGGGTCTCATCCTGTTCTTCTCCTTCCTGTATGTGATGCTGAACCTGTTGATCGACATCATCTACACGCTGGTCGACCCGAGGATACGCTATTGAGCACCGTGCCGGAAAACATGCCCGCCGGTCGTGCCGGTGGCTTTGCAGCCGGCTTCGTCCGGGTCGCGCGCCGCTATCCCTTCGCCTTCGCCGGCGGCGTCATCATCACGATCATGCTGCTGGCGGCGATCTTCTCGCCTTGGCTCGGCACTGTCGATCCGATCGCCATGACGCCGTCTCAACGCCTCAAGCCGCCGTCGGCCGACCACTGGCTCGGCACCGACATGTTCGGCCGCGATGTCTGGAGCCGTGTGGTCTATGGCACGCGCGTGTCGCTGACGGTCGGCATTTCCGCCTCGCTCATCTGCGTCGCCATCGGCCTCGTCACCGGATTGTTCGCCGGCTATTTCCGCGCCGTCGATGCCATCGTCATGCGGTTCATGGACGGGCTGATGTCGATCCCGGGCATTCTCCTGGCGATCGCGCTGGTCGCCGTCTCCGGAACGGCCAACCTCTATACCGTCATCATCGCGATCTCGGTGCCGGAGATCCCCCGCATCGTCCGGCTGGTGCGCTCCGTGGTGCTGACGGTGCGCGAGGAGCCCTACGTGGAAGCCGCCGTTTCGCTCGGCACGCCGCTCCTGAAGATCCTCTACCGGCACATCTTCCCGAATACGGTGCCGCCGCTGATCGTGCAGGCGACCTATGTCTGCGCCAACGCCATGCTGACGGAAGCGATCCTGTCCTTCCTCGGCGCCGGCACGCCACCCGAATTTCCAAGCTGGGGCAACATGATGGCGGAAGGCCGTGTCTTCTTTCCGCTCGCCCCCTGGATAGTATTGTTTCCGGGGCTTGCCCTCGCGCTCACCATCCTCGCCGTCAATGTTCTCGGCGATGGCCTGCGCGACCGTCTCGACCCCCGTATTGCAAGGAAAATGGCATGAGCGGCGAAGGTCCAGTCCTGTCGATCGAGAACCTCACCGTCCGGCTGCCGAAGGGTGCGGACCGTGAAGACGCCGTCAGCAATGTGTCGCTGACGGTCAATCGGGGCGAGATCGTCTGCGTCGTCGGCGAAAGCGGATCGGGAAAATCCGTCAGCTCGCATGCGATCATGGGGCTCTTGCCGAAGGAACTGCAGGTCGCCTCCGGCCGCATCCTCGTCAATGGGCAGAACGTGGTCGAAAAGAGCCTCAAGGAACTGCGCGCCATGCGCGGCACCGAGATGGCGATGATCTTCCAGGAACCGATGACGGCGTTGAACCCGGTCATCAAGGTCGGCGAGCAGATCGACGAGGTCCTGCGCATCCATACCGGCCTGTCGGCCAAGGAACGCTACGAGCGGGTGATCGACATCATGAAGGCGGTCAACCTGCCCGATCCGGTGGCGATGGCGGGTGCCTATCCGCACCAGCTTTCCGGCGGCCAGCGGCAGCGCATCATGATCGCCAGCGCGCTGGTGCTCGATCCCGGCCTGCTGATTGCCGACGAGCCGACGACGGCGCTTGATGTCACCACGCAGGCCCAGATCCTGAGCCTCGTTAACGACATCCAGGAGCGGCGTGGCACCGGCGTGCTCTTCATCACCCACGACTTCGGCGTGGTGGCCGAGATCGCCGACCGTGTCGTCGTCATGCGGCGCGGCGAAGTGGTCGAAACGGGGCCGGTCGACGACGTTCTTTCCCGGCCGCAGCACGACTACACCAAGATGCTGATGGCTGCCGTGCCCGGCATGACGCCGCCGAGCCGTCCCTCGAAAGCGGCCAACAAGGTCGCCTTCGAGACGGTGAAGCTGGAGAAGACCTATGGCGGCAAGGGCTTCCTGAAGAAGGACCGGGTCGTCCATGCGCTGAAGGGCGTCGATCTTCGGGTGCGCAAGGGCGAAACGCTGGGGATCGTCGGCGAAAGCGGCTCCGGCAAGTCGACGCTGGCGCGCTGCGTCGTCCGGCTTGTCGATCCGACGTCCGGGGCCATCCTGGTCGGCTCGCAGGATATCGCCAATCTCAGCCAGCGGCTGTTGAAGCCGATGCGCAGCAAGGTGCAGATCGTCTTCCAGGATCCCTACCGTTCGCTCAATCCGCGCGTCAGCGTCGGCCAGTCGATCATCGAGGGTCCGGTGAATTTCGGCGTTCCGGAAAGCAAGGCGCTTGAAAAGGCGCGCGAACTGATGGGCCTCGTGGGTCTGTCGCCGGACGCGCTCGACCGGTTGCCGCACCAGTTCTCCGGTGGCCAGCGCCAGCGCATCTGCATCGCCCGGGCGCTCGCCATGGAGCCGGAGATCCTGATCGCCGACGAATCCGTCTCGGCGCTCGACGTTTCCGTGCAGAAGCAGGTGCTGGAACTTCTCGACACCGTGCGCGAGGAATTCAATCTCGCCGTTCTCTTCATCACCCACGACCTTCGGGTCGCGGCCCAGGTGTGCGACCGGATCGCGGTCATGCATCGCGGCGAGGTGGTGGAACTTGGCGAAACCGCTTCGATCTTCGCCAATCCGCAACACGAATACACCAGGTCGCTGTTCGATGCCGCCCCCGGCAAGGGGCGCGCCTTCGGTACCGCGATCCCCGCCTGATCCATTTGACATCCCGACCGGCCACAGACGCCGGATGACGGAGGAAGACTTTTCATGTGCGCCAAACGCATCGCCATCGGCGGCTTCATGCACGAGACCAACACATTCGCACCGAGCAAGGCGAGCTATGCGGATTTCGAAAAGGGCTGGGGTCCGCTGCCGATGGTGCGCGGCGGCGAGATCCCGGCGAAGGTGAAAGGCGTCAATATCGGCATAGCCGGCGCGGTCGACTATGCGGCGAAGGCCGGCTGGGAGACCCTGCCGACACTCTGGTGCGGTGCGACGCCATCCGCCCATGTGGAAGCCGAAGCTTACGAACGAATCGTTACCGAACTGATCGACCGGATCGTCGGGCTCGGACCGCTCGACGGCATCTATCTCGACCTGCACGGCGCGATGGTGGCGGAGAATGCCGATGACGGCGAAGGCGAGCTGCTGCGGCGCCTGCGGCAGGCCGTCGGCCGGGATGTCCCGATCGCCGTCAGCCTCGACCTGCACGGCAACATCACGCCGCTGATGGTCGAAAATTCGGACGTCATGGTCGGCTACCGCACCTATCCGCATGTCGACATGGCCGAGACCGGCCAGAGGACGGCATCCTCACTCGACCGCATATTGACCAGCGGCAAGCGGCCGGAAAAGGCGCTGGTGACAATCCCGTTCCTGATCCCGATCTCATGGCAGGCGACGGAAGCCGAACCCTGCCGGACCATCTACGAGCGTGTGGCCGCAAGCGAAAAGGACGGTGTGACGTCGCTTTCCTTCTTCCCCGGCTTTCCGGCGGCCGATTTCGAGGGCTGCGGCCCGGTCGTCATCGCCTATGGCGACACGGCGGACGATGCAAACGCTGCCGCAACGGAGATTGCGGCTTTTGTCGAAGGCTTCGAAGACGCATTCGACGGCAAGGTCTATGCGCCGGAAGAGGGCGTACGCTATGCGATGGAGCGGGCGAAGACCGCCAGCCGACCGATCGTCATTGCCGATACGCAGGACAATCCCGGCGCTGGCGGCAACAGCGATACCGCCGGCATGCTCAAGGCGCTGGTCGCCTGCGGGGCGGAAAACGCCGCCATTGGCGTGCTCTATGATATCGACGCCGCCAAGGCAGCGCATGCGGCCGGCGAGGGCGCGACCATAAGGCTTGCGATCGGCGGCAGGTCCGGCATTCCGGGGGACAGCCCGTTCGAAGGGATGTTCACAGTGGAAAAGCTCTCCGACGGACGCTTTCGGACTACCGGTCCCTATTATGGCGACAGCGACATGGAGCTTGGGCTCTCCGCCTGTCTGAAGATCGGCGGTGTGCGCGTCGTCGTCGGATCGCACAAGGTTCAGCTCGCCGACCAGGCCATGTACCGCTTCGTCGGCATCGAGCCGACGACGGCGGCGATCCTCGTCAACAAGAGTTCGGTGCATTTCCGCGCCGATTTCACCCCCATCGCCGAAGAGATCATCATCTGCGCCGCGCCCGGCCCGATGCCGGTTTCGCCCGTCTCGCTGCCGTTTACGCGGCTCGCCAAGGGCATGAAGCTCGCGCCGAACGGTCCCGTCTTCGGCTGAATGCCAAACACACAAAGAGGAATGCCCATGTCCGTGCTCGAAAAGATCGACAGCTTCAAGGGAGAACTGGTCGACATCCGGCGCGATATCCACGCGCATCCGGAGATCGGCTTCGAGGAGGTGCGCACCAGCGCCATCGTCATCGAGAAGCTCAAGAGCTACGGCGTCGAGGTTCATACCGGCTTCGGCAAGACCGGCGTGATCGGCGTCATTCGCGGCACGAAGGGCGAGGGCAAGATGATCGGCGTGCGGGCCGACATGGATGCGCTGCCGATGGACGAGACGACCAACCTTCCCTACTCCTCCAAGGTGCCCGGCAAGTTTCATGGCTGCGGCCATGACGGCCATACGACCATGCTTCTGGGTGCTGCGCGCTATCTCGCCGCCAACCCGGATTTCGCCGGCACCGCCGTGATGATCTTCCAGCCGGCGGAAGAGGGGCTCGGTGGCGCGCGGCAGATGATCGCCGATGGCCTGTTCGAAAAGTTCCCCTGCGACGAAATCTACGGGATGCACAATTCCCCGAACGGCAAGCCGTTCGAAGTCGAGATCAAGCCGGGCGCGGCCATGGCCGGCGCCGATTTCTTCGACATCCACATCACCGGCGTCGGTTCGCATGCCGCGATGCCGGAGCACTCTAAGGATCCGATCGTCGCCGCGACCGCGCTGGTCCAGGCCCTGCAATCAATCGTGTCGCGCAACGTCAAGCCGCTGAAGAGCGCGGTGCTCTCAGTCACCCAGATCCATGCGGGCACGGCCTATAACGTGGTTCCGGAAAAGGCGACGATCACCGGCACGGTGCGGTTTCTCGACCGCGAGGTCGGCAAGCTCGTCAAGGAACGGATGGAAGCCGTCTGCAAGGGTATTGCCGCGACCTACGACGTGGACGTCCGGCTCGATCACCGCAACGCCTTCGACGTGCTGATGAACACCGAAGAGCTGGTTGCCGGCTATGCCGAGGCCGCCGCCGACATCGTCGGTGCGGAGAATGTCTTCACCGATGTCGAGCCGGTGATGGGCAGCGAGGATTTCGCCGACATGCTGGCGGCGGCGCCGGGCGTCTATTGCCGCATCGGCCATGCCGGCACGGTGCCCGTCCACAATCCTGGTTTCACTTTCGACGACAACCTGTTGCCGGTGGGAGCCGCCATCATGGCCCGTATCGTCGAGCGCCGCCTCGGCGCTGCGTAAATCCATTCTTACATTTGAGGGCCATATAGACATGAACCCCAATGACATTCCCTTCGATACCGACGACATGCTGGCGGCCCTGAAGCCGTGGGTCGAATGCGAGAGCCCGACCTTCGATGCCGCTGCCGTCGACCGCATGATGGATCTCGCCGCCTACGACCTTTCGGCCGCCGGTGCCACGATCGAGCGCATCCCGGGTCGCATGGGCTATGGCGGCTCCGTGCGCGCCCGCTTTCCGCACAAGGATTACGGCAAGCCCGGTATTCTCATTTCCGGCCATCTCGACACAGTCCATCCCGTCGGCACGCTCGAGATCAATCCGTTCCGGATCGAGGATGGCTGCTGCTACGGCCCCGGTATCCAGGACATGAAGGCCGGCTGTTATCTTACCGTCGAAGCCATGCGCCAGCTGGCGCTGGCCGCTGTCGAAACGCCGCTGCCGGTCACGATCCTGTTCACCCCGGATGAGGAGGTCGGCACGCCTTCGACACGCGAGCTGATCGAGATGGAGGCCCGCAAGAGCAAGTATGTGCTCGTTCCAGAGCCGGCCGATCCGAAATGCAATGCGGTCACCGGCCGCTATGCCATCGCCCGCTTCAAGGTGAAGACGAGCGGCCGGGCCAGCCATGCCGGCTGGGCGCTGAAGGACGGCCGGTCGGCCATCAACGGCATGGCCCGCAAGATCCTCGAGATCGAGGCGATGACGGGCGACGACTGCACCTTCTCGGTCGGCGTCATCCATGCCGGGCAATGGGTCAACTGCGTTGCCGAC
Proteins encoded in this region:
- a CDS encoding LysR family transcriptional regulator; translation: MNLTLRQIRYVCEVARQGSIQRASQALRISQSSILAAIALAESQLDAKIFDRRQSRGVLVTSEGERFLNAARALMTAEAEFSRSIGQLGQGRPDTARIGCFVPFGPAYMVDVLKAYQERCGINSIDLTEGGQPQLREWLAAGEIEFAVTYDIGRGIGDGHTPICELPAHAALPASHPLANRKSVALADLVDTPFILLDLPETSVYLMTLFDVIAKRPHIALRSTSYETVRAAIANGMGFSLLNTIPRNDFSRDRAQIVRIPLTDQLPAPKVIVADLYGHRKPAHVTMFIEILKDYFSHLPGVGGGKAD
- a CDS encoding ABC transporter substrate-binding protein; amino-acid sequence: MHISRRQFLGTAAAATAATVLPFGIGTAYANTPLLKVIPHADLKIVDPIWTTGYISRNHGYMIYDTLFAMDADLKPQPQMVDTYEKSDDGLTWTFRLRDGLAWHDGPPVTAEDCVVSLTRWGKRDGMGQRLFGVISKLEAADDKTIFMTLSKPYGLVLESLGKISSNVPFMMPKRIAETDANEQIKESIGSGPFIFKADEWVPGSKVVYLRNEKYVPRSEPVSAAAGGKVAKADRVEWLTIGDPTTAMNALISGEVDYWEQVPPDLAPLVGGNDGISTAVLDTLGSMGMARFNSLVGPTANEKLRVAIAKGFKQEDFLQSAIGNPEYYKVSPSIYPAGSTFATDADADMVDGDLEAAKKMVAESGYKGEKLVVLQSTDNPVLSAFALVAAEKLRAMGINVDLQAMDWSTVLSRRASKEDMDNGGWSIFFTWWIGGDSVHPLANVQFGGNGEKGWFGWASDEKLEELRNQFAEATDLDKQKEIAAEVQKRIFAIASFANLGTFFVPCGYSDSVKGMIQSPVQFFWNMEKV
- a CDS encoding ABC transporter permease, producing MWFFILKRVLATIPVLVIVAFIVFLLLRLAPGDPAVVIAGDYATPEQIAAIRERLGLDQPLLMQFLIWGGRLLRGDLGISIFTNLPVTTLIGQRLEPTMMLSLVTIIYSTLVAVPLGVLAAWKEGSWIDRAIMILSVIGFSVPVFVVAYVLIYGFSIELKWLPVQGYKSPFTDFFGFLRQSVLPVLALSAIFIALIARMTRASVLEVLQEDYIRTARAKGQVESKVLLVHALKNAAVPIITVIGLGVALLIGGVVVTETVFNIPGLGRLVVDAVQKRDYPIIQGLILFFSFLYVMLNLLIDIIYTLVDPRIRY
- a CDS encoding ABC transporter permease codes for the protein MPAGRAGGFAAGFVRVARRYPFAFAGGVIITIMLLAAIFSPWLGTVDPIAMTPSQRLKPPSADHWLGTDMFGRDVWSRVVYGTRVSLTVGISASLICVAIGLVTGLFAGYFRAVDAIVMRFMDGLMSIPGILLAIALVAVSGTANLYTVIIAISVPEIPRIVRLVRSVVLTVREEPYVEAAVSLGTPLLKILYRHIFPNTVPPLIVQATYVCANAMLTEAILSFLGAGTPPEFPSWGNMMAEGRVFFPLAPWIVLFPGLALALTILAVNVLGDGLRDRLDPRIARKMA
- a CDS encoding ABC transporter ATP-binding protein; translation: MSGEGPVLSIENLTVRLPKGADREDAVSNVSLTVNRGEIVCVVGESGSGKSVSSHAIMGLLPKELQVASGRILVNGQNVVEKSLKELRAMRGTEMAMIFQEPMTALNPVIKVGEQIDEVLRIHTGLSAKERYERVIDIMKAVNLPDPVAMAGAYPHQLSGGQRQRIMIASALVLDPGLLIADEPTTALDVTTQAQILSLVNDIQERRGTGVLFITHDFGVVAEIADRVVVMRRGEVVETGPVDDVLSRPQHDYTKMLMAAVPGMTPPSRPSKAANKVAFETVKLEKTYGGKGFLKKDRVVHALKGVDLRVRKGETLGIVGESGSGKSTLARCVVRLVDPTSGAILVGSQDIANLSQRLLKPMRSKVQIVFQDPYRSLNPRVSVGQSIIEGPVNFGVPESKALEKARELMGLVGLSPDALDRLPHQFSGGQRQRICIARALAMEPEILIADESVSALDVSVQKQVLELLDTVREEFNLAVLFITHDLRVAAQVCDRIAVMHRGEVVELGETASIFANPQHEYTRSLFDAAPGKGRAFGTAIPA
- a CDS encoding M81 family metallopeptidase, with product MCAKRIAIGGFMHETNTFAPSKASYADFEKGWGPLPMVRGGEIPAKVKGVNIGIAGAVDYAAKAGWETLPTLWCGATPSAHVEAEAYERIVTELIDRIVGLGPLDGIYLDLHGAMVAENADDGEGELLRRLRQAVGRDVPIAVSLDLHGNITPLMVENSDVMVGYRTYPHVDMAETGQRTASSLDRILTSGKRPEKALVTIPFLIPISWQATEAEPCRTIYERVAASEKDGVTSLSFFPGFPAADFEGCGPVVIAYGDTADDANAAATEIAAFVEGFEDAFDGKVYAPEEGVRYAMERAKTASRPIVIADTQDNPGAGGNSDTAGMLKALVACGAENAAIGVLYDIDAAKAAHAAGEGATIRLAIGGRSGIPGDSPFEGMFTVEKLSDGRFRTTGPYYGDSDMELGLSACLKIGGVRVVVGSHKVQLADQAMYRFVGIEPTTAAILVNKSSVHFRADFTPIAEEIIICAAPGPMPVSPVSLPFTRLAKGMKLAPNGPVFG
- a CDS encoding M20 aminoacylase family protein, with product MSVLEKIDSFKGELVDIRRDIHAHPEIGFEEVRTSAIVIEKLKSYGVEVHTGFGKTGVIGVIRGTKGEGKMIGVRADMDALPMDETTNLPYSSKVPGKFHGCGHDGHTTMLLGAARYLAANPDFAGTAVMIFQPAEEGLGGARQMIADGLFEKFPCDEIYGMHNSPNGKPFEVEIKPGAAMAGADFFDIHITGVGSHAAMPEHSKDPIVAATALVQALQSIVSRNVKPLKSAVLSVTQIHAGTAYNVVPEKATITGTVRFLDREVGKLVKERMEAVCKGIAATYDVDVRLDHRNAFDVLMNTEELVAGYAEAAADIVGAENVFTDVEPVMGSEDFADMLAAAPGVYCRIGHAGTVPVHNPGFTFDDNLLPVGAAIMARIVERRLGAA
- a CDS encoding M20/M25/M40 family metallo-hydrolase; this translates as MNPNDIPFDTDDMLAALKPWVECESPTFDAAAVDRMMDLAAYDLSAAGATIERIPGRMGYGGSVRARFPHKDYGKPGILISGHLDTVHPVGTLEINPFRIEDGCCYGPGIQDMKAGCYLTVEAMRQLALAAVETPLPVTILFTPDEEVGTPSTRELIEMEARKSKYVLVPEPADPKCNAVTGRYAIARFKVKTSGRASHAGWALKDGRSAINGMARKILEIEAMTGDDCTFSVGVIHAGQWVNCVADSCEIEVLSMAKRQADLDRGVERMLSLAGEENDITTEVWRTVTRPVWEPDDGTMALYEIAKGVAGDIGFHLDHGSAGGGSDGNFTGALGIPTLDSIGARGRGLHTKNEHVFIDSLVERARLIAGLMMRLD